The Methanobrevibacter thaueri DNA segment TTGGGCGTTTTCCTTGACAGGATTAATCTATGAAAGGGAAGATGTGCCATTGCCTTTGCAGATAATATTCCAGATGGGCATTGGAATGACAGTGCTGTTTCTGGTAGCGATATACTTAAAGTGGATGCCTCTTGACCTTGGAATAGGGCCAATAATCACATGGGTTGCAATTGCTTGTGTATTTGCGGTGATTTTCTGGTGTGGTTTTTACATTTATTATTACTTGCTTGCCCGCAATTTAAATAAAAAAATAGTGAAAAAGTAAATAGTTAAGCTATTTACTCTCATTTTT contains these protein-coding regions:
- a CDS encoding DUF3021 domain-containing protein, with translation MNVSDIIKSLSMGAFVGCFIGLLVAVFISFQVGPQNISFSGTDIVNLFFGCIVAGWAFSLTGLIYEREDVPLPLQIIFQMGIGMTVLFLVAIYLKWMPLDLGIGPIITWVAIACVFAVIFWCGFYIYYYLLARNLNKKIVKK